The DNA window ACGGGGATTCAATTTAAGCGAGGGAGCCGTATTGATGGATGGAGATCAAATTTGGCACGGGAGCGAAGCCATTTCAATTCTCTGCAGCCAGCTCAAACCAAGCGATCCACTATTGGCCTTGCTCAACGGCCTCTTTCAAAATAAAAAAAGAGCCAAGTATTTGTATCCAGGGTTGCTTGCTGCCCGTCAATTCGCACTCACACTCAAAGGGCTGCCCTTGGATCCAGATCTTGCCTGAGCTTTTTGAAAGCGCTGTTCTTCAAGGTCCATTTGATAGGAAAACTCACGTATCTCAGCTTGCATTTCTAAGAGCATGACCACGAGTGAACGTGCCAGTTCCCTGCTAAAACTGTTCTGCATGGACGATGCTCAATACAGGTCAAGACTCTTCTAAGTGACTTGAACGACCGTTCGTGGATAAGGTGAGCCTGCTGTCACACAGCTCAATGATTGTGAGTGGAAAGATGATGTCCTGCCAAGGAAACAGCTTGAACATCGGATCAAAAGTTCAATGGGAAACAATCAGCGATTGAACAAAAGCGCTGAAACACTCATTAAACGATGCTTTCAGCTAGCAAATTTTCCGAATAGGCAGCATCAAATATTTCCTAACAGCAACAAACAAACCTTGGTTCTAACCACATCGATCACGCGATTCAGAGCAAGAGGCCACGCGTGGAAGGTTTCTGTTTTGGAAGCTGAAACAGCTCAGGCGAACCTTGAGGCACGACCCTGTAGCGAACGCGAACTTGGGTCTTGGATGCGCAGTGGGTAAGCACACCCAAAAGAACCACAACTAAGAGCCCACGAACAACATGGTGATTCACGCTTTCACCTCGTGGTCGCTGGTTGGAAGATCAGCAATGCAAGCCCAAAAATTCTGCCTGGGAACATTGATAAAACCTTCACCAGTTCATTGCTTTCATCGTACCCACTTTTCCATTGCCATGAGCACTGCACTCAAGAACGCCCACTCTGAACAAGACCGGGAGAGCGTTCCTGCAGCGAAAAAACCTACTACAACCGTTAAGACAAGAGTGATTCAACCAAAGCAATTCGGCTAAAAGTGCCAGAAAAGGACAAAATTCAGCCGAAGAGCCTCTTAAATCAAAGCCATTTACTTCTTCGATCCAACGATCACAGAAGGCATAGCACCATTGGTTCCAGGCAGACCTGGGACAACCTGAGTCATTCCGTCCCACTTATCAAGGAAAAGTTTGTACAAAACGCGTTCGTTAAGGCCTTTGTTCAAGGTGTCGTAACGCAAAGCCTCCTGCTCAGCAATTTTCACCTCGGTTTGGGCCCTGAGAAGTTGCTGTTCAGCAATCTGTTTCTGCTCAATCGCGGCACGATATTCTTCGGCAATTTCCAGTCCCGTGAGGTCAAGACCCAGCACCTTTACATAATCAAATTGATCAAGTTCGTCGGCAACTGTCTCTGCAACGAGCGTTGAGATGTCATTCCATTCAGAGGCGATGGTGACCAACTCATATTGAGAAAACACAGACTTGAGTGCTTTCAACAAGGACGGCTGAATAATTCTCGGATACACATCGCGATCACTGCTTGCAATCGTGCTGTAAGCACGACCAGCTTGATCCGCCCGTAACGCGTATTTGATGGTGGCCGTGGCCTCAATTACCTGCAAATCCTTCGTAAGAGTGGCAAAGTTTTCAGGCCGTACTTGCGTTCGGATACTGAAAGGCCATACCTGCTGAACGAGGGGAATTTTGACATTCAAGCCAGGCTGACGTGGGGCACCACTGACTTTGCCAAGGGTTGTCACAACAGCAACTTCACCAGCTGGCACCACAAACAAGGCCTGAGCAAGCAACAACAAAGCGGCTAAGACGAGACCAAGGATCGCGACCAGCCCTCCTTCAGGCCCTCCTGGGGTCACCGAACGCATCTGAGATGGGGTCTGCATGGGGAATGTTGTCCGCTAGAGCTTTGATGC is part of the Synechococcus sp. WH 8016 genome and encodes:
- a CDS encoding prohibitin family protein, giving the protein MQTPSQMRSVTPGGPEGGLVAILGLVLAALLLLAQALFVVPAGEVAVVTTLGKVSGAPRQPGLNVKIPLVQQVWPFSIRTQVRPENFATLTKDLQVIEATATIKYALRADQAGRAYSTIASSDRDVYPRIIQPSLLKALKSVFSQYELVTIASEWNDISTLVAETVADELDQFDYVKVLGLDLTGLEIAEEYRAAIEQKQIAEQQLLRAQTEVKIAEQEALRYDTLNKGLNERVLYKLFLDKWDGMTQVVPGLPGTNGAMPSVIVGSKK